The genome window CCTTGATCTCATCGCTGTGGCCGACGCACACGGCATCCCTGCTGACCGTCTCTACTTGGACCCACTTGTTCTGCCGATCTGTGTCGATCAACCTGGAGCGGTTGAGACCATTGAGGCGATCAGAATTATGAAACAGCTGACTGACCCACCACCGAAGACGGTCGTTGGGCTCAGCAACATATCTAACGGCTCCCCCAGCGAAATCCGTGGACTGATCAACAAGGTATTCCTGGTGATGGCCCTTGGCGCCGGTCTAGATGCGGCTATCCTGGATCCACAAGATAAAGAGCTTATGCACGCCGTGCGCCTGGTGGAGCAGCGTGATACAAGCACGCCAATCGGTCGCCTACTCGCTGCCCTTTACGATAGCGTGGCCAATATGACGGAGATTGAAGAGTCATTGGTCGATCCGAATGACCAGGAGCAGATGAATATCCTGAAGACCGTCCGTATTCTGCAGAATCAAACTATTTACGCCCATTCCTATCTAAAGGTCTAGAGTTAACGACGATCAAATTGTCTCTCCAGCTGATGTTGGCTAAGACGCACCATCGTCGGGGCGCCATGAGGACATCGGGGGGCAATGCTCACCCTTTCTAACTGTAACAAGAGCTCTCGCATTTCAGCCATAGAAAGGGACTGCCCAGCCTTAATCGCCCCTTTACACGACATCATCACAATCAAATCCTCCAACCAATCGGTTCCATCTTTCTCCTCAGCGAGCTCATCGATCAGTTCATTCACTGTCTGAACTATATCCGCTTTGGACAATATGCTAGGAATAGCACGTAATAAAAAGGATTGCTCGCCGAAGGGTTCCAGGGCGAAGCCCATTTCAGCCAACTGCGGCAAGCGCTGAGATACGAGAGACATCTGCCGAGGGGTTAGATCCACTGTCAGCGGTTCCAGAAACAACTGAGAATGCACGTTCGCTTCGGCACGCTCCTCCCGCAGCCGCTCATAGAGCACGCGCTCGTGGGCACGATGCTGATCAATAAGGTACAGCCCATCAGGTCCTTCAGCAACGATGAAGGTATTTCCTAATTGACCCAGCACGCGTAAGAGTGGCAGTCCACCCTCAGTACGGGGCAGAGGCTCCGTTGTCGTTTGGTTCGGCGTCTCCTCCGGGAAAAGTGGCGGTCGGCTCTCCCGCTCGGCAAATTGCAACCGGGGTGAGGTTGCCTCGACCACCGCCGTTGAACGGCTAATAATGGCCGGCAATGACAGGTGACTGGTCAAGGACTGGCGGACAGCCCGTTGCACGCAGCTGAAGACCTCGTGCTCATTCAAAAACCTCACTTCAGCCTTGCGTGGGTGGACATTTACATCGATCTGATCGCCTGGTAGATGAACATTAAGGACAACGATAGGATGTCTACCATCAGCCAAGAGCGATCGATAGGCATCCTCCACAGCAAAGGCGAGCATGCGGTTCTGCACGCAGCGGCGATTGATGAAAAACGAAAGATAGGCACGAGTTGCCCTGGTTATATTAGGTGGACTGACGCAGCCATCGACCCGAATATTAGGGCTACCAAACCCACTGCTATCCACCATTAACATCGCCTCAGCTGTTTCTACACCATATAGCTGAAGTAAGACATCCCGCAGATCACCAGTACCAGCCGATTGAAACGATACGCGTCCTTCAATCAAGAGACTGAATCGTATCTCCGGGTAGGCTAAGGCATACTGACCAACCAGATGACTAATATGACTCGCTTCCGTGTTAGCCGATTTCAGAAACTTAAGTCGCGCGGGCACGTTTTGAAATAGATTGCGCACCGTCACCATCGTGCCTAGAGGGGCAGCTTGGTGGCCACGCTGCTCGATCTTTCCCCCCTTAACCGTCACGAAGATTCCGCCACGATCAGACGCTGTCCGACTGACTATGGTAACGTCAGCCACCGCGGCAATGCTGGGCAGGGCCTCACCCCGGAAACCAAGCGTGCGTATGTTGGTTAGATCTTCCCAATCCTGTATTTTGCTTGTCGCATAGCGTTGCAAAGCCAGATCCAATTCGTTGGCTGGTATGCCCACCCCATCGTCAATAACACGGATGAGCTCCAGTCCACCACGCCGTGTTTCCACTCTTATCTGTGTCGCCCCAGCATCTATGGCGTTCTCAAGCAGCTCTTTAACAACAGAGACCGGCCGCTCAATCACCTCTCCGGCCGCTATCTTGCCGATAATGGCCTCACTAAGTACTTGAATAGGCATACTCGACCCACCATTTCTTACCATTCGCCTCAGAGCATCAATGGATTCCGCTCTCCTTTACTTTATGTTGCAGCTCGTATAGTTTTGTGAGAGCCTCGATCGGTGTTAGAGAAAGAATATCTAGCGCCGCCAGCTCTTCCAGAACAGGATGAGGCTGGCCAAAGAGTGGCAGCTGGACTGCATATTCGCCACCACGACCTTTGCGGGAGCCTTCTATCGATCGTCTCTGCGAGGAACGTTCCAGTTCCTGCAAGACCTCCTCAGCACGCCGCGTAACGGCTTTGGGAATACCGGCTAATTTAGCCACATAGATACCGTAGCTGCGATCAGCTCCTCCAGGCACGACCTTATGCAAAAAGACTACCCTGTCCCCTTCTTCCAGAACATCAACGCGAAAATTGCGCACGCGTGGCAATCGCTGCTCTAGCTCAGTCAACTCATGGTAGTGCGTAGCAAATATCGTCTTGCACCCCAGTTTGGGATGATTATGAATATACTCGATAATAGCACGGGCAATAGCCATACCATCAAATGTACTCGTTCCTCGCCCAACCTCATCCAAAATGATGAGGCTGCTTGACGTAGCATGATTGAGGATATTCGCCGTCTCAGCCATCTCCACCATAAATGTGCTCTGGCCACCAGCAATATCTTCCTGAGCACCCACCCGCGTAAAGATACGATCAACAAGGCCGATGGTAGCGCTCTCAGCTGGCACGAAGCTGCCTATTTGAGCCATAAGAACGATAAGAGCCACCCCGAGTGCATAGGTAGATTTACCGGACATATTCGGGCCGGTGAGGATGATCACCTGAGCCTCATCGTTGGAGAGATAAATATCGTTAGGGACGAACGGCTCAGCTGAAAGCACGAGTTCCACCACCGGATGACGTCCAGCCGTAATACTTATCTCTTTACCATTGGTCAGTTCAGGACACGTATAGTCATTGCGTTCCGCCACCTCAGCCAAAGCTGTGAAGACATCGAGGTGAGCGATGCCCTGAGCTGTGGCCATAAGCCGGGGATACGCCGCGGCAACCTGGGCACAGACCTGTTTGAAGAGGAGCGTCTCCAGCTCGACCATCCTCTCCTGAGCATGCAGGATCAGCCTCTCCTTCTCTTTCAATTCGTCTGTGATGAAGCGCTCACCACCAGTGAGAGTTTGTTTCCGAATATATTCTGGGGGTACTAGACTAAGATTAGGCTTACTAACCTCAATATAATAACCAAAGACCTTATTATAACCCACCTTGAGCGAGCGAATGCCGGTCCGCTCACGCTCAGTACGCTCCAAGGCGACGACCCATTGGCGAGTCTTTTTGGTCGAATCCCGCAAATCGTCCAGTTCAAGTGAAAAGCCGGGCGCAACTACCCCTCCTCCACCCAGTGAACTGGGCGGATCACTCACGATGGACTGAGCGAGCAATGAGGCTAGATCAGCACATTCGTCCAGCTGACTCAAAAGCCAAGATATGTCCACCCGGTCAGCGGCGTGATCAGCCTTGTGAGAGGCAGCCCACACTACACTCTCTGCCTTCAGCGTCTCCACACCCGCCACGCTTCGGTTATCGCGATTATCGCTTCGCTCCAACATAACTTCGGCTAAGGTTTGCTTGATGCCCGGGATGATCTCAAGGCTGGTTCGTAAGGCTACAAGGTCACGTGGTATGGCTACCTGTTGGACAACACGATTAGCAATGCGTTCGATATCGCTCAACTGCCCTAACATTTGTATCAATCGAGCACGCAAGAGCGCCTCCGAGATGAGGTTGCCGACCATCTCCTGCCTAGCACGCAGATGATGTATGTCCAGAAGCGGTTGGCTCAACCAACGCCGCAAGAGTCGTCCACCCATAGGTGTCTGGGTTTGATCAAGCACCCCCAGTAATGAACCTCTGACCGAACCACTACGTGAAGTTTGCACAAGTTCCAGATTGCGTCGGGTGGCCGCGTCTAAAACCATAAACGAATCGGTTGAGTAGGTTCGAAGATCGGATAATTGACCTAAGGCTGCCTTTTGCGTCTCTTCTAAGTACTGTACGATCGCTCCCGCTGCTCGAATGGCCAAGGGCAACCCAGCACAACCAAATCCCTCCAGGGAAGAGACGCCAAGACAGTTGCCTAGCGCCTCTCGAGCCGTCTCCAGATCAAAATGCCAGGCGTCATAGGGGGTGTGATGGATATACGGAGGAAGAATCATCGCCATCTCTGAATCAGATATCTTCCGGCGAGGATCTGGCTTCGGAGTCAAACATTCAGCCGGGCGCAGCCGCTCCAGCTCCTGTTGCAATAAGGAAAGAGCATTTTCACCTGTCAACTGACAGGTAGCAAATTCGCCCGTAGTTATGTCGATGTGGGCTATCCCAGCTGCTTTGATATCCCAACACACAGCGGACAGATAATTATTATCTTTGGCCTGCAACATATTTGGCTCTAGCACGGTTCCTGGCGTAAGGACCCGCACTACTTCACGCCGTACTAATCCCTTAGTCGAAACGGGATCTCCTACTTGTTCGCAGATAGCAACCTTATAGCCTCTGTTTATCAGCTTAGCCAGATAGCCATCAACTGCGTGATAGGGTACCCCAGCCATAGGCACACGATAACCCCTGCCCATCTCACGAGCGGTAAGGGTGATCTCCAGCTCGGTGGCGACAAGCTTGGCATCATCGTCGAACGTCTCATAGAAGTCGCCGAGCCGGAAGAAGAGGATAGCATCGGGGTACTGTCTCTTCAGCTGCACGTACTGCCGTCGGATCGGGGTCACATCCTTCTCCTAAGGTGTGCTAGACAGTATTCAACGACAGCCAGTCGAAACTACAAGAGATGTAAGACAGAAGCGAAGGCGGGTCGGAGAAATAGTTAGACATTAGGTGGTAACGACGATGGATAGCACACGTATCCCACCTGGGACGGCCAGCGTTACTTCTTCACCCGGCCGACGCCCAAGGAGAGCCTTACCAACAGGGGATTCGTTAGAGATCTTCCCGGTAAGTGGATCGGCCTCAGCCGAGCCCACGATAGTATAGTACTCGAGTTCGCCCTCCTCGTTGCGAACCGTTACGTGTGAGCCGAGATGTACAATGTCACCGGCATCTTCATGATCTTCGATAATGACCGCGTTAGCGAGCATCCTTTCTAGGGTGCGGATTCTACCCTCGACAAAGGACTGCTCATTCTTGGCCTCGAAATATTCAGGGTTATCAAAAGTGTCCGTTAGCTCCTTCGCCGCGCGGATTCGTTCAGCTACCTCTCGGCGGCGAACTTCTCGCAGGTAGGTCAACTCCTCCTGCAACTTCATCTTCCCCATAGCTGTTAGGAATACCGGTTTATCCCCCATTGTTCTTACCCCAGCGGACCAATATTACTCTCCTCCAGCCTGCTTCTCTAAAAAAATGATTAAAAATGATTCAGCCCTGAGTGCCGACGTAAACCTGGAACCCAATCAAGACATCAGGTAGGCATTGATGGAGGCAGCGGCTTGCTTACCGGCCCCCATAGCCGCGATAACCGTTGCTGCTCCCGTAACCACATCACCACCAGCCCAAATACCTGGTTTGGACGTCTTCCCTGTAATAGGATCAGCCACAATTGTACCATGTTTTGTGATCTCCAGCCCCTTAGTGGTTCGGGGCACCAGTGGATTGGGGCTCGTACCGATAGCCACGATGACCTGATCTGTCTCTAGGACAAACTCTGAGCCCTTCTTGGGTATGGGCCGACGTCGACCACTCGCATCCGGCTCGCCCAATTCCATCTCCTGACATTCTATAGCCACCACCCAACCCTTATCATCACCAAGTAACCGGGTAGGGGCTGTGAGAAATCGAAAGATGATCCCTTCCTCCTCGGCGTGTTCTAACTCCTCAAGGCGAGCGGGTACCTCAGCCCTGGAACGGCGATAGACAATAGTTACACGCTGTGCTCCCAGGCGTAAGGCCGTCCGCGCCGCATCCATCGCCACATTGCCAGCCCCGACGACAGCAACTTGCTTCCCTAACTTGATAGGCGTATCGTAAACAGGAAAGAGATAGGCCTTCATCAGATTCACCCGGGTCAGAAACTCATTAGCCGAATATACTCCATTCAAATTCTCGCCCGGAATACCCAAAAAGTTGGGCAGTCCAGCCCCAGTAGCCAAAAACACTGCCCTATAGCCATCGGCCAATAGCTCATCAACGATTACAACCTTACCAATCACCCAA of Chloroflexota bacterium contains these proteins:
- a CDS encoding dihydropteroate synthase; translation: MLIIGESIHIIAPRVRTAIEERDTQVIQSLALRQVQAGAEVLDLNIGPSKKRGVEIIEWVVDTVQAVTNVRLSLDTTNPLAMEAGLKRCRLCPIINSISAEQSRLNNMLPLAVQYETDVIALAMTDEGIPKDASSRASIALDLIAVADAHGIPADRLYLDPLVLPICVDQPGAVETIEAIRIMKQLTDPPPKTVVGLSNISNGSPSEIRGLINKVFLVMALGAGLDAAILDPQDKELMHAVRLVEQRDTSTPIGRLLAALYDSVANMTEIEESLVDPNDQEQMNILKTVRILQNQTIYAHSYLKV
- the gltA gene encoding NADPH-dependent glutamate synthase, with the translated sequence MPLNLNRQPMPAQDPEVRRKNFEEVALGYTEEMAIAEASRCLQCKTAPCQRGCPVGVDIAEFIKYLREGDLPTSARVLKTKNNLPAICGRVCPQETQCEIQCVYTKKGAPVAIGRLERLVADWELAQGSTLPEVAPPTGKRVAIVGSGPAGLTAAADLARLGHNVTIFEALHATGGVLVYGIPPFRLPRKVAQAEIEAVQRLGVEIRVDWVIGKVVIVDELLADGYRAVFLATGAGLPNFLGIPGENLNGVYSANEFLTRVNLMKAYLFPVYDTPIKLGKQVAVVGAGNVAMDAARTALRLGAQRVTIVYRRSRAEVPARLEELEHAEEEGIIFRFLTAPTRLLGDDKGWVVAIECQEMELGEPDASGRRRPIPKKGSEFVLETDQVIVAIGTSPNPLVPRTTKGLEITKHGTIVADPITGKTSKPGIWAGGDVVTGAATVIAAMGAGKQAAASINAYLMS
- the greA gene encoding transcription elongation factor GreA; this translates as MGDKPVFLTAMGKMKLQEELTYLREVRRREVAERIRAAKELTDTFDNPEYFEAKNEQSFVEGRIRTLERMLANAVIIEDHEDAGDIVHLGSHVTVRNEEGELEYYTIVGSAEADPLTGKISNESPVGKALLGRRPGEEVTLAVPGGIRVLSIVVTT
- the mutS gene encoding DNA mismatch repair protein MutS, translated to MTPIRRQYVQLKRQYPDAILFFRLGDFYETFDDDAKLVATELEITLTAREMGRGYRVPMAGVPYHAVDGYLAKLINRGYKVAICEQVGDPVSTKGLVRREVVRVLTPGTVLEPNMLQAKDNNYLSAVCWDIKAAGIAHIDITTGEFATCQLTGENALSLLQQELERLRPAECLTPKPDPRRKISDSEMAMILPPYIHHTPYDAWHFDLETAREALGNCLGVSSLEGFGCAGLPLAIRAAGAIVQYLEETQKAALGQLSDLRTYSTDSFMVLDAATRRNLELVQTSRSGSVRGSLLGVLDQTQTPMGGRLLRRWLSQPLLDIHHLRARQEMVGNLISEALLRARLIQMLGQLSDIERIANRVVQQVAIPRDLVALRTSLEIIPGIKQTLAEVMLERSDNRDNRSVAGVETLKAESVVWAASHKADHAADRVDISWLLSQLDECADLASLLAQSIVSDPPSSLGGGGVVAPGFSLELDDLRDSTKKTRQWVVALERTERERTGIRSLKVGYNKVFGYYIEVSKPNLSLVPPEYIRKQTLTGGERFITDELKEKERLILHAQERMVELETLLFKQVCAQVAAAYPRLMATAQGIAHLDVFTALAEVAERNDYTCPELTNGKEISITAGRHPVVELVLSAEPFVPNDIYLSNDEAQVIILTGPNMSGKSTYALGVALIVLMAQIGSFVPAESATIGLVDRIFTRVGAQEDIAGGQSTFMVEMAETANILNHATSSSLIILDEVGRGTSTFDGMAIARAIIEYIHNHPKLGCKTIFATHYHELTELEQRLPRVRNFRVDVLEEGDRVVFLHKVVPGGADRSYGIYVAKLAGIPKAVTRRAEEVLQELERSSQRRSIEGSRKGRGGEYAVQLPLFGQPHPVLEELAALDILSLTPIEALTKLYELQHKVKESGIH
- the mutL gene encoding DNA mismatch repair endonuclease MutL, which translates into the protein MPIQVLSEAIIGKIAAGEVIERPVSVVKELLENAIDAGATQIRVETRRGGLELIRVIDDGVGIPANELDLALQRYATSKIQDWEDLTNIRTLGFRGEALPSIAAVADVTIVSRTASDRGGIFVTVKGGKIEQRGHQAAPLGTMVTVRNLFQNVPARLKFLKSANTEASHISHLVGQYALAYPEIRFSLLIEGRVSFQSAGTGDLRDVLLQLYGVETAEAMLMVDSSGFGSPNIRVDGCVSPPNITRATRAYLSFFINRRCVQNRMLAFAVEDAYRSLLADGRHPIVVLNVHLPGDQIDVNVHPRKAEVRFLNEHEVFSCVQRAVRQSLTSHLSLPAIISRSTAVVEATSPRLQFAERESRPPLFPEETPNQTTTEPLPRTEGGLPLLRVLGQLGNTFIVAEGPDGLYLIDQHRAHERVLYERLREERAEANVHSQLFLEPLTVDLTPRQMSLVSQRLPQLAEMGFALEPFGEQSFLLRAIPSILSKADIVQTVNELIDELAEEKDGTDWLEDLIVMMSCKGAIKAGQSLSMAEMRELLLQLERVSIAPRCPHGAPTMVRLSQHQLERQFDRR